A genomic stretch from Halorhodospira halophila SL1 includes:
- a CDS encoding cytochrome d ubiquinol oxidase subunit II: MELIDITIIWMGIIGLGVFMYILLDGFDLGVGILYPFTPSEQVRDDLMNSVAPVWDGNETWLILGGAGLLAAFPAVYAIYLPALYLGVFLMLAGLIFRGVAFEFRFKSSKTRGFWNAAFAGGSILAAAAQGFVVGTYIQGFEVDGFTYVGGPFDWLTPFTVFTAVSLVVGYALLGAAWGILKTEGATQRWLYRVAPWLLLLLVVCLLGISVWTPLTSERVLERWQEAWTMLWPLPLLGALAVGLFWSALRKRQELVPFIAGLGLFVTVYLGLVASQWPYMVPPEITFRDAASAPEAQLFLLLGILFLLPIIIGYTVWTYWIFRGKVQGGYH; encoded by the coding sequence ATGGAACTAATCGACATCACCATCATCTGGATGGGGATCATCGGCCTCGGGGTGTTCATGTACATCCTGCTCGACGGCTTCGACCTCGGCGTCGGGATTCTCTATCCGTTTACGCCCAGCGAGCAGGTCCGGGACGACCTGATGAACAGCGTCGCCCCGGTCTGGGATGGCAACGAGACCTGGCTGATCCTCGGTGGCGCTGGCCTGCTGGCCGCCTTCCCGGCGGTCTACGCCATCTACCTGCCGGCGCTCTACCTGGGCGTCTTCCTGATGCTCGCCGGCCTGATCTTCCGCGGCGTGGCCTTCGAGTTCCGTTTTAAATCCTCGAAGACACGCGGATTCTGGAACGCCGCCTTCGCCGGCGGCTCGATCCTCGCCGCCGCGGCCCAGGGCTTCGTGGTCGGCACCTACATCCAGGGCTTCGAGGTGGATGGCTTCACCTACGTCGGCGGGCCCTTCGACTGGCTGACGCCGTTCACCGTCTTCACCGCGGTCTCGCTGGTGGTCGGCTATGCGCTGCTTGGCGCCGCCTGGGGCATCCTCAAGACCGAGGGTGCCACGCAGCGGTGGCTCTACCGTGTGGCCCCGTGGCTGCTCCTGCTCTTGGTGGTCTGTCTGCTGGGCATCTCGGTCTGGACCCCGCTGACCTCCGAGCGTGTACTGGAGCGCTGGCAGGAGGCGTGGACCATGCTCTGGCCCTTGCCCCTGCTCGGTGCGTTGGCCGTAGGGCTGTTCTGGTCCGCGTTGCGCAAGCGCCAGGAACTGGTGCCGTTCATCGCCGGGCTTGGCCTGTTCGTCACCGTCTACCTCGGGTTGGTTGCCAGCCAGTGGCCGTACATGGTGCCGCCGGAGATCACTTTCCGGGACGCGGCATCGGCCCCGGAGGCGCAGCTCTTCCTCCTGCTTGGCATCCTCTTCCTGCTGCCGATCATCATCGGCTATACGGTCTGGACCTACTGGATCTTCCGCGGGAAGGTGCAGGGCGGCTACCACTGA
- a CDS encoding cytochrome ubiquinol oxidase subunit I, protein MEALDPLLLSRMQFAFVVSFHALFPVFTIGLAAYIAVLEALWYRTDSPTYRRLSEFWIKIFAVVFGMGVVSGVVMSFQFGTNWSEFSFATANFLGPILSYEVLTAFFLEAVFLGILLFGRDRVPRGTHLFAACMVAIGTFISSFWILSANSWMHTPQGFEFRDGIVHVTSWAEAIFNPSLWPRFGHVALASLLTGGFVVAGVSAYFLLRNRAVEMNRKALSMTLWLLLLVAPAQIFMGDIHGLNSFEHQPTKVAAMEGAWETREGAPLYLFAIPDSAAETNHLAVGIPNLASFILTHQWDGEVPGLKEVSAEERPPVGIVFWSFRIMVGIGVVMLLVALWSAWLRMRGRLFESRPFLHTLQLMIPLPFVAVLTGWFVTEIGRQPWLIYGQMTLAEGVTPSLTGWMALVTLIGYVVVYAVIFTAGLYYVTRIVRNGPEGVGSVEEPAHAKRPFSAADVPFDDDPDFSTSSR, encoded by the coding sequence ATGGAAGCCCTCGACCCGCTGCTCTTGTCGCGGATGCAATTCGCTTTCGTGGTCTCGTTCCACGCCCTGTTCCCGGTGTTCACCATCGGGCTGGCGGCCTACATCGCCGTCCTCGAGGCGCTGTGGTACCGCACCGACAGCCCGACCTACCGGCGCCTGTCGGAGTTCTGGATCAAGATCTTCGCCGTGGTCTTCGGTATGGGCGTGGTCTCCGGCGTGGTCATGTCCTTCCAGTTCGGCACCAACTGGAGTGAGTTCTCCTTCGCCACGGCCAACTTCCTCGGCCCGATCCTCTCCTACGAGGTGCTGACCGCCTTCTTCCTCGAGGCCGTGTTCCTCGGCATTCTGCTCTTCGGCCGCGACCGGGTCCCGCGGGGAACGCACCTGTTCGCCGCCTGTATGGTGGCCATCGGCACGTTCATCTCCTCGTTCTGGATCCTCTCCGCCAACTCCTGGATGCACACCCCGCAGGGCTTCGAGTTCCGCGATGGCATCGTCCACGTCACCTCCTGGGCCGAGGCGATCTTCAACCCCTCGCTGTGGCCCCGCTTCGGGCACGTGGCGCTGGCCTCGCTGCTCACTGGTGGTTTCGTCGTTGCCGGCGTCAGCGCCTACTTCCTGCTGCGCAACCGCGCCGTGGAGATGAACCGCAAGGCGCTGAGCATGACCCTGTGGCTGCTGCTGCTGGTCGCCCCGGCGCAGATCTTCATGGGCGACATCCACGGGCTGAACTCCTTTGAGCATCAGCCCACCAAAGTCGCCGCCATGGAAGGCGCCTGGGAGACCCGCGAGGGCGCCCCCTTGTACCTCTTCGCTATCCCCGACTCGGCCGCCGAGACCAACCACCTGGCCGTGGGCATTCCCAATCTCGCCAGTTTCATCCTGACCCACCAGTGGGACGGTGAGGTGCCCGGGCTCAAGGAGGTCAGTGCCGAGGAGCGGCCGCCGGTGGGGATCGTCTTCTGGTCGTTCCGCATCATGGTCGGGATCGGCGTGGTGATGCTGCTGGTGGCTCTGTGGAGCGCCTGGCTGCGCATGCGCGGTCGGCTGTTTGAGAGTCGACCGTTCCTGCACACACTCCAGTTGATGATCCCGCTGCCCTTCGTGGCGGTGCTCACCGGCTGGTTCGTTACCGAGATCGGCCGTCAGCCGTGGTTGATCTACGGCCAGATGACCCTGGCCGAAGGGGTGACGCCGTCGCTGACCGGCTGGATGGCGCTGGTGACCCTGATCGGGTATGTGGTGGTCTACGCCGTGATCTTTACTGCCGGCCTCTACTACGTCACGCGGATCGTGCGTAACGGGCCGGAGGGGGTGGGCTCCGTGGAGGAGCCGGCGCACGCCAAGCGCCCCTTCTCGGCGGCGGATGTCCCGTTCGACGACGACCCGGATTTCTCCACCAGCTCGCGGTGA
- the polA gene encoding DNA polymerase I: protein MTQPDDRLVLVDGSSYLYRAFHALPALTNANGEPTGALYGVVNMLHKLLAEEPEARFAVVFDAPGKTFRDELFEQYKAHRPPMPDELRAQREPLKAIIAALGVPVLEVPGVEADDVIGTLAARASGPVLISTTDKDMAQLVDEQVTLLNTMSGTRLDPEGVREKFGVPPELIRDYLALVGDTSDNIPGVPKVGPKTAAKWLNAYGSLDALREQADEIRGKVGESLRAHLDELPLSVDLVTIRCDLALEVAPEDLVRQSPDRETLGGLYQRYGMRRFLAELQAGDAAAAADGTGASLPPNAPEVAYEVVLDDHGLAAWMERLRNADAFSIDLETNSLNYMDAEIVGVSLAVEPGQAAYLPVAHCGPGAPDQLDRDRVLDALRPLLEAEQPEKMGQNLKYDMSVLARYGIELRGVAYDSMLESYVLDSTATRHDMDSLASKYLGVEVTSYEQLCGKGVRQVPFAEIDVERAGHYAAEDADIALRLHQLLYPRLQAESGLLRVFSQLEMPLLPVLSRMERHGVRVDCDLLERQSEELAGRMAEVEQRAHEEAGEAFNLGSPKQIQEIFFERMGLPVIQRTPKGQPSTAESVLEELSARGHELPRLILEHRGLSKLKSTYTDKLPQLIHRDTGRVHTSYHQAVAATGRLSSSDPNLQNIPVRTPEGRRIRKAFVASPGHRLITADYSQVELRIMAHLSGDEGLRRAFEQGEDIHRATAAEVFAADEVNDEQRRAAKAINFGLIYGMSAWGLGRQLGIPRDEAQTYIDRYFERYPGVRAFMDRAREQAREQGYVETVFGRRLHVPEIHSRNRQRREYAERTAINAPMQGTAADVIKRAMIDVDALLNERFPESRLVMQVHDELVLEVPEAQATAVGDEVRRLMEGSDRGMVSVPLEVELGVGDDWEQAH from the coding sequence ATGACACAACCGGACGACCGCCTGGTCCTGGTGGACGGCTCCTCCTACCTCTACCGCGCCTTCCACGCCCTGCCGGCACTGACCAACGCCAACGGCGAACCGACCGGGGCGCTCTACGGCGTGGTTAACATGCTCCACAAGCTCCTTGCCGAGGAGCCCGAGGCGCGCTTCGCCGTGGTCTTCGACGCCCCGGGCAAGACCTTTCGCGATGAGCTCTTCGAGCAGTACAAGGCGCACCGGCCACCCATGCCCGATGAACTGCGTGCCCAGCGGGAGCCGCTCAAGGCGATCATCGCTGCGCTCGGGGTGCCGGTGCTCGAGGTGCCCGGTGTGGAGGCCGACGATGTCATCGGGACCCTGGCCGCGCGCGCCTCGGGGCCGGTCCTGATTTCCACCACGGACAAGGACATGGCGCAGCTGGTGGACGAACAGGTGACCTTGCTCAACACCATGAGCGGCACCCGTCTGGACCCGGAGGGGGTGCGCGAGAAGTTTGGTGTCCCCCCCGAGTTGATCCGCGACTACCTGGCCCTAGTGGGCGACACCTCGGACAACATCCCCGGTGTTCCCAAGGTCGGACCGAAGACCGCTGCCAAGTGGCTCAATGCCTACGGCAGCCTCGACGCACTGCGCGAGCAGGCCGACGAGATCCGCGGTAAGGTCGGCGAGAGCCTCCGCGCCCATCTCGACGAGCTGCCGCTGTCGGTGGATCTGGTCACCATCCGCTGCGACCTGGCCCTCGAGGTCGCCCCGGAGGACCTGGTTCGCCAGAGCCCGGACCGCGAGACCCTCGGTGGGCTCTATCAGCGCTACGGTATGCGTCGCTTCCTCGCCGAGCTGCAGGCCGGCGACGCCGCCGCCGCAGCCGACGGCACCGGCGCCAGTCTCCCCCCCAACGCGCCCGAGGTGGCCTACGAGGTGGTCCTCGACGACCACGGTCTCGCCGCCTGGATGGAGCGGCTACGCAACGCCGATGCCTTCTCCATCGACCTGGAGACGAACAGCCTCAACTACATGGATGCCGAGATCGTCGGCGTGTCGTTGGCTGTCGAGCCGGGGCAGGCCGCCTATCTGCCCGTGGCCCACTGCGGGCCCGGTGCCCCGGACCAGCTCGACCGGGACCGGGTGCTCGACGCGCTGCGCCCCCTGCTCGAGGCCGAGCAGCCGGAGAAGATGGGTCAGAACCTCAAGTACGACATGAGTGTCCTGGCCCGCTACGGGATCGAGCTGCGCGGGGTGGCCTACGACAGTATGCTCGAGTCCTACGTCCTCGACTCCACGGCGACCCGCCACGACATGGACTCGCTGGCCAGCAAGTACCTGGGGGTCGAGGTCACCAGCTACGAGCAGCTCTGCGGCAAAGGGGTGCGGCAGGTCCCGTTCGCCGAGATCGACGTCGAGCGTGCCGGCCACTACGCCGCCGAGGACGCCGACATCGCGCTGCGCCTTCATCAACTTCTTTACCCCCGGCTGCAGGCCGAATCGGGGCTGCTGCGAGTCTTCAGCCAACTCGAGATGCCCCTGTTGCCGGTTCTTTCGCGCATGGAGCGCCACGGGGTGCGGGTCGATTGCGACCTGCTGGAGCGCCAGAGCGAGGAGCTGGCCGGGCGCATGGCCGAGGTGGAGCAGCGCGCCCACGAGGAGGCCGGCGAGGCGTTCAACCTCGGCTCACCCAAGCAGATCCAGGAGATCTTCTTCGAGCGTATGGGATTGCCCGTGATCCAGCGCACCCCCAAGGGCCAGCCGTCTACCGCCGAGTCGGTGCTCGAAGAGCTCAGCGCGCGGGGCCACGAACTGCCGCGGTTGATCCTTGAGCATCGGGGGCTGTCCAAGCTCAAGTCCACCTATACCGACAAGCTGCCGCAGCTGATCCACCGGGACACCGGTCGTGTGCACACCTCCTACCATCAGGCGGTGGCGGCGACCGGACGGCTCTCCTCATCCGATCCCAACCTGCAGAACATCCCGGTGCGCACCCCGGAAGGGCGGCGCATCCGCAAGGCCTTCGTGGCCAGCCCCGGGCACCGGCTGATCACCGCCGATTACTCCCAGGTCGAGCTTCGCATCATGGCCCACCTCTCCGGCGATGAGGGCCTGCGCCGGGCCTTCGAGCAGGGCGAGGACATCCACCGCGCCACCGCCGCCGAGGTCTTCGCCGCCGATGAGGTCAACGACGAGCAGCGCCGCGCCGCCAAGGCGATCAACTTCGGGCTGATCTACGGCATGTCCGCCTGGGGCCTGGGGCGGCAGCTGGGCATCCCGCGCGACGAGGCGCAGACCTACATCGACCGTTACTTCGAGCGCTACCCCGGTGTGCGTGCCTTCATGGATCGGGCGCGCGAGCAGGCCCGGGAGCAGGGTTATGTGGAGACCGTGTTTGGCCGCCGACTGCACGTCCCGGAGATCCACAGCCGCAACCGTCAGCGCCGCGAGTACGCCGAGCGCACCGCCATCAATGCCCCTATGCAGGGGACCGCGGCGGATGTCATCAAGCGGGCCATGATCGACGTCGACGCCCTGCTCAATGAGCGCTTCCCGGAGAGCCGACTGGTGATGCAGGTGCACGATGAGTTGGTGCTCGAGGTCCCTGAGGCGCAGGCAACGGCGGTGGGCGATGAGGTGCGCCGGCTGATGGAGGGATCGGATCGCGGCATGGTGTCGGTTCCCTTGGAAGTCGAGCTCGGTGTTGGCGATGATTGGGAACAGGCCCACTGA